Genomic DNA from Microscilla marina ATCC 23134:
TGCCCTTTGCGGGAGGAAACACCGGGGTACAAATGGGGGGTTGGTTTCGCAAAGAGTTGAAAGGGTTGGAAGACCTCAAAGGTTTAAAAATGCGTATGCCGGGGCTGGGAGGCAAAGTATTGGCCAAAACTGGGGCTACTGCAGTATTGGTGCCCGCCACCGAGCTATACACCAACCTAGAGCGAGGGGTGATTGATGCGACTGAGTGGATAGGCCCTTACCACGATTATAACATGGGGTTTTATAATGTAGCAAAATACTATTATTATCCAGGTTGGCACGAGCCAGGACCTATGCTGGAATTGTTTGCCAATCAAAAAGCTTTTAACGAACTGCCACTCGACCTGCGAGAAATTTTGCGCAGTGCATCGAGCCGCTTGGCTATGTGGACGTTGGGTGAGTTTGAAGCTAAAAATAATACTTATTTGCAAAAACTGGTGAAAGAAAAAGGGGTGAAACTTCGAAAGTATCCAGACGAAATTATGCAAACGCTCAAAAAATACTCGAAAGAAGTAGTAGAAGAACTTGCCAACAAAGATGCCCGTACCAAAAAAATATTTGCTTCTTATGACAAGTTTCGCCAAGATATCAGCGAGTGGTCTAAGGTAACCGAACAGGCTTTTTACAGTGATATTCAGGGGTGAGTTTTATCATCAAACCGTTTTTATCTATAACCAATCAATCCAAAATGAATACAATACTATTGTCACTCATAATGATGGGCTATAGCGCCTTATTGAGCGCCCAGCCCGCCACCCAAATATATTTGGCTAAAATAAAACTGAAGGCTGTCTCGACAAAATTGGGTGTACCCCAAAAAATATCAAAATTTGCCGGATACAACAATCAACCTATGTTTTCGCCCAATGGCAAAACGCTTTATTATACTGCCAACCAAGGCGGTAAACAGACTGATATATTTGCTTACAAAGTAAAATCAGGCAA
This window encodes:
- a CDS encoding TRAP transporter substrate-binding protein, with the protein product MNKENSPNKKQPPQNRRDFLKKSSVVTLAAASGAILLNGCNTVTEKAKTVNIQPTSAKKYQWRMVTTWPPKFPVLGEGLEMMAQWVKDASAGRLNIKVYGAGELIPPLECFDAVRSGGAQIASGVSYYWSGKIPAAQFFAALPFGMNAQQTNAWVINGGGLKLWEDLYAEYGLVPFAGGNTGVQMGGWFRKELKGLEDLKGLKMRMPGLGGKVLAKTGATAVLVPATELYTNLERGVIDATEWIGPYHDYNMGFYNVAKYYYYPGWHEPGPMLELFANQKAFNELPLDLREILRSASSRLAMWTLGEFEAKNNTYLQKLVKEKGVKLRKYPDEIMQTLKKYSKEVVEELANKDARTKKIFASYDKFRQDISEWSKVTEQAFYSDIQG